A genomic region of Mycobacterium sp. Aquia_213 contains the following coding sequences:
- a CDS encoding acyl-CoA dehydrogenase family protein: MSWDFSTDPEWAQQLEWVEDFVRTECEPIDLIVKESHDLNDPVRQALIPPLQEIVKDRGLWATHLGPHLGGPGFGQVKLALLNEILGRSECAPIVFGSQAPDSGNSEILAHYGTPELKSRYLEPLLDNRIVSCFSMTEPQGGADPKVFTTSAVPDGEHWIINGEKWFSSFASMASFIIVMAMTDPDAPPYQRYSMFVVPGDTPGINVMRDVGLGYQPAGGGREGYVRYENVRVPADHMLGPRGGAFVVAQTRLGGGRIHHAMRTVGLVRRIFDMLCERAVSRYTQGEVLSNKQLVQEMIADSWMEIEAFRLLTLQTAWKIDQFNDYKAVRADISAVKAMMQKVLHDVSARALQLHGSLGTTHEMPFVQYLVESFVLGLADGPTEVHKVTLARMLLKDRQPAPDLFPSEHLLRLRAAAEARFADKLAGIPRG; the protein is encoded by the coding sequence ATGTCGTGGGATTTCTCCACTGATCCGGAGTGGGCACAACAACTTGAATGGGTCGAGGACTTCGTGCGCACCGAGTGCGAGCCCATCGACCTGATCGTCAAGGAGTCGCACGACCTCAACGATCCAGTGCGCCAGGCGCTGATCCCCCCGCTGCAGGAGATCGTCAAGGACCGCGGGCTGTGGGCCACTCACCTCGGTCCGCATCTGGGTGGCCCTGGCTTCGGTCAGGTGAAGCTGGCTCTGCTCAACGAGATTCTGGGTCGCTCGGAATGCGCGCCGATCGTGTTCGGTTCGCAGGCACCCGATTCCGGCAACAGCGAGATCCTCGCGCACTACGGCACGCCCGAGCTCAAGTCGCGTTACCTCGAGCCGTTGCTGGATAACCGCATCGTGTCCTGCTTCTCGATGACCGAACCGCAGGGCGGCGCCGACCCGAAGGTGTTCACCACGTCCGCGGTCCCCGACGGCGAGCACTGGATCATCAACGGGGAGAAGTGGTTCTCGTCGTTCGCCTCGATGGCGTCGTTCATCATCGTGATGGCGATGACCGACCCGGATGCGCCGCCGTATCAACGCTATTCGATGTTCGTCGTCCCCGGTGACACGCCCGGCATCAACGTGATGCGCGACGTCGGACTGGGGTATCAGCCCGCCGGCGGCGGGCGCGAGGGCTACGTCCGTTACGAGAACGTGCGGGTGCCGGCCGATCACATGCTGGGCCCGCGGGGTGGCGCGTTCGTCGTGGCGCAAACCCGTCTCGGCGGCGGTCGCATCCACCACGCGATGCGCACGGTCGGCCTGGTTCGCCGAATCTTCGACATGCTCTGTGAGCGGGCCGTGTCCCGCTACACCCAGGGCGAGGTGCTCTCCAACAAGCAACTCGTGCAGGAGATGATCGCCGACTCCTGGATGGAGATCGAAGCATTCCGGCTGCTGACCCTTCAAACCGCTTGGAAGATCGATCAATTCAACGACTACAAGGCGGTGCGCGCCGATATCTCGGCGGTCAAGGCGATGATGCAGAAGGTGCTGCATGACGTGTCAGCGCGGGCGCTTCAGCTACACGGTTCGTTGGGCACCACGCATGAGATGCCGTTTGTGCAATACCTGGTGGAATCCTTCGTACTCGGCCTCGCCGACGGCCCGACCGAAGTGCACAAGGTGACGCTGGCCCGCATGTTGCTCAAAGACCGGCAGCCCGCGCCCGATCTGTTCCCCTCCGAACACCTGCTGCGGCTGCGGGCGGCCGCCGAGGCCAGGTTCGCCGACAAGCTGGCGGGCATCCCCCGCGGCTAA
- a CDS encoding nitroreductase family deazaflavin-dependent oxidoreductase: MGEAFWGGIVTDDDFNRRNIEEFRANHGRLGGQFEGAPVLLLHSKGARSGEERVNPMMYLADGQRYLVFASAAGADRNPAWYHNLVAHPDAKIEVGDDLVDVHAVELHGAERDQTYAVQASRYPGFADYERKTTRTIPVLALVPQQSSS, from the coding sequence ATGGGTGAGGCGTTTTGGGGAGGCATCGTGACCGACGACGATTTCAACCGTCGCAACATCGAAGAGTTCCGCGCCAACCACGGCCGGCTCGGCGGACAGTTCGAAGGCGCACCGGTGCTGCTGTTGCATAGCAAGGGAGCTCGTAGCGGCGAGGAACGAGTGAATCCGATGATGTACCTGGCCGACGGTCAGCGCTACCTGGTGTTCGCATCCGCGGCCGGCGCCGACCGTAACCCGGCGTGGTACCACAATCTCGTGGCTCACCCCGACGCAAAGATTGAGGTAGGGGACGATCTCGTCGACGTTCACGCCGTCGAACTGCATGGTGCCGAACGCGACCAGACATACGCCGTTCAAGCCTCGCGGTATCCGGGCTTCGCCGACTACGAACGCAAAACCACCCGAACGATTCCCGTTCTTGCCCTGGTGCCGCAGCAATCGTCGTCATGA
- a CDS encoding MspA family porin produces MVVRRAAVVAACVAMSVIVAPAAGGDPQAEPVAATGANDGRVPSNPPATVNTPDGWILGLGAKDEMQVPVAPLTTAVSSREYLSSGIFVGSLRGPEQAQGLLEVGYEIGCGIDMSTSNGVELGGNAGLTPSLGFTGLIPVPGNFLPVLSTPVGGSINVGLKPGFVIVVPVTKKQFRGSNPWVMISNFHVKIDGCVGQSFIRSYATMTRMTDLSDVVLSYVGVTTAV; encoded by the coding sequence CTGGTCGTACGTCGTGCTGCGGTGGTTGCCGCGTGCGTCGCGATGTCGGTGATCGTGGCTCCGGCGGCGGGTGGCGATCCACAGGCCGAGCCAGTTGCCGCGACGGGAGCCAACGACGGGCGGGTGCCCTCGAATCCTCCCGCGACCGTCAATACACCCGACGGCTGGATCCTGGGCCTCGGCGCCAAGGACGAGATGCAAGTTCCCGTGGCACCCCTGACCACCGCCGTCTCGTCTCGCGAGTACCTGTCCAGTGGAATATTCGTCGGTTCGCTGCGGGGCCCCGAACAGGCGCAGGGCCTCCTCGAAGTGGGTTACGAGATCGGTTGCGGCATCGACATGAGCACGTCCAACGGCGTCGAGTTAGGCGGTAATGCCGGCCTCACACCGTCGCTCGGTTTCACGGGCCTGATTCCCGTACCGGGAAACTTCCTGCCGGTGCTTTCCACCCCGGTGGGCGGCTCGATCAACGTGGGGCTCAAGCCCGGCTTCGTGATCGTCGTGCCGGTGACCAAAAAGCAGTTCAGGGGCTCCAATCCCTGGGTGATGATCAGCAACTTCCACGTCAAGATCGACGGTTGCGTGGGCCAGTCGTTCATCCGCTCCTACGCGACGATGACCCGAATGACCGATCTGTCCGACGTGGTGTTGTCCTATGTCGGCGTGACCACAGCCGTCTGA
- a CDS encoding phosphotransferase family protein gives MVEVDLDELRRRLAAADVTDVTALAGGASSFTFRGARSGNPVVIKLAPPGVEPIAHRDVLRQSRILKALAATRVPVPEVLWEHPGDPPLIPPLFVMSHVDGDCVEPLFDGCPPSPEMAERYRNACRAMAALHSLSPSGLGLGGEPVIDPVSEVERWCQTLRTVDAALVPGWQRVRDALLRCAPNAIAPSVVHGDFRLGNLMAAGASVNAVIDWEIWSIGDPRIDAGWFLINCDPETYQRVPAAAGMAPPIAELAAIYQDELGHEVADLAWFSALACFKSAATWSLIVKHNRRRSAPREEWEAMAPALPRLLERARSMVQ, from the coding sequence ATGGTCGAGGTCGATCTCGACGAGCTGCGCCGGCGACTCGCGGCTGCCGACGTCACCGACGTCACCGCGCTGGCCGGTGGCGCTTCCAGCTTCACCTTTCGGGGTGCGCGATCCGGTAACCCGGTGGTCATCAAGCTCGCGCCGCCGGGGGTCGAGCCGATCGCGCACCGCGACGTGTTGCGCCAGTCCCGCATTCTCAAAGCGCTTGCCGCGACTAGGGTTCCGGTGCCCGAGGTGCTGTGGGAGCATCCGGGAGATCCACCCCTGATCCCGCCGCTGTTCGTGATGTCCCATGTCGACGGTGACTGCGTCGAGCCGCTGTTCGACGGGTGCCCGCCTTCGCCGGAGATGGCCGAACGCTACCGCAATGCGTGCCGGGCCATGGCCGCGCTGCACAGTCTGTCGCCGAGCGGTCTCGGGCTGGGTGGGGAACCGGTCATCGATCCGGTCTCGGAGGTCGAGCGCTGGTGCCAGACCTTGCGGACCGTCGATGCGGCACTCGTCCCCGGCTGGCAGCGTGTTCGCGATGCGTTATTGCGTTGTGCGCCAAACGCTATCGCGCCCAGCGTGGTACACGGTGACTTCCGGCTGGGCAATCTGATGGCGGCTGGGGCGAGTGTCAATGCGGTGATCGATTGGGAGATCTGGTCGATCGGTGATCCGCGAATCGATGCGGGCTGGTTTCTGATCAACTGCGATCCCGAGACGTACCAACGTGTTCCGGCCGCCGCCGGCATGGCACCGCCGATCGCCGAACTCGCCGCGATCTACCAAGATGAGCTGGGGCACGAGGTCGCCGACCTGGCCTGGTTCAGCGCGCTGGCCTGTTTCAAGTCGGCGGCGACCTGGTCGCTGATCGTCAAACACAACCGCCGAAGGAGTGCGCCGCGCGAAGAGTGGGAAGCGATGGCGCCTGCGTTGCCACGGCTGCTCGAGCGGGCGCGGTCGATGGTGCAGTGA
- a CDS encoding SDR family NAD(P)-dependent oxidoreductase — protein sequence MTANQRCDGLVALVTGSSRGLGKAIAARLAARGATVALTARTMDPDPKYHGSLRETVDEIVAAGGRAIAVQADLSQAEERERLFGEVVDTVGAPDILVNNAAVTFLRPLDAFPERRARLMMEMHVLGPLQLSQLAIPAMRDRGRGWILNLTSVGGDLPPGPPFSEFDRTAGFGIYGTVKAALNRLTKSLAAELYDDGIAVNAAAPSNPVATPGAGTLDLAKTDTEDIELITETAFRLCTGDPKTLTGRIAHTQTFLAEVGWFQPAG from the coding sequence ATGACCGCGAACCAACGATGCGACGGATTGGTGGCCCTGGTCACCGGCAGCAGCCGAGGGTTGGGTAAGGCGATCGCCGCACGGTTGGCCGCGCGAGGCGCCACGGTCGCGCTGACCGCGCGCACGATGGACCCCGATCCCAAATACCACGGATCGCTACGCGAGACGGTCGACGAGATCGTGGCCGCGGGAGGCCGGGCCATCGCCGTGCAAGCAGATCTGTCCCAAGCCGAGGAACGCGAGCGGCTGTTCGGTGAAGTGGTGGACACTGTCGGCGCGCCGGACATCCTGGTGAACAATGCCGCGGTCACCTTCCTACGGCCCCTCGACGCGTTTCCCGAACGGCGTGCCCGGCTGATGATGGAAATGCATGTCCTCGGTCCATTGCAGCTGAGCCAGTTGGCAATTCCCGCGATGCGCGACCGCGGGCGGGGCTGGATTCTGAACCTGACCTCGGTCGGCGGCGATCTCCCGCCCGGCCCGCCCTTCTCCGAATTCGACCGAACCGCCGGCTTCGGCATCTACGGGACAGTCAAGGCCGCGCTCAACCGGCTAACGAAAAGCCTTGCCGCAGAACTGTATGACGACGGCATCGCCGTCAACGCCGCCGCTCCGTCCAATCCCGTCGCGACCCCGGGGGCGGGCACCCTCGACCTGGCCAAGACGGACACCGAGGACATCGAGCTGATCACCGAGACGGCGTTCCGGTTGTGCACGGGAGACCCGAAAACCCTGACCGGTCGCATCGCGCATACCCAGACCTTCCTCGCCGAGGTCGGCTGGTTTCAGCCCGCCGGCTGA
- a CDS encoding HD domain-containing protein produces MQVISTLPDTSVAQAAIRLAQSTEAASVFNHSVRSYLFGELVAAHEGMRAGADYDGDALFLGCVLHDLGAGSAAAGKQRFEVEGADLAAALLTDHGCERALVDAVWEAIALHTSMGIADRRGALCHLVRSGVGVDFGRDAEFIDEDIAAGIHTRYPRLAMASTLMDAIVAQAQRSPEAAPPYTFPNQVLRERQTDGVTLLELAASHGRWGD; encoded by the coding sequence ATGCAGGTCATATCGACTCTTCCCGACACTTCCGTCGCACAAGCCGCCATCCGGCTGGCGCAGTCGACCGAGGCGGCGTCCGTCTTCAACCACAGCGTGCGCAGTTACCTGTTCGGTGAACTGGTCGCCGCACACGAAGGCATGCGCGCGGGCGCGGACTACGACGGGGACGCCCTGTTTCTGGGCTGCGTGCTCCACGATCTCGGTGCCGGCTCCGCGGCGGCGGGCAAGCAGAGGTTCGAAGTCGAAGGCGCCGACCTGGCGGCGGCCCTGCTGACCGACCACGGCTGCGAGCGCGCGCTGGTGGACGCCGTGTGGGAGGCCATTGCCCTGCACACGTCAATGGGCATCGCCGACCGGCGCGGAGCGCTGTGCCACCTGGTGCGCAGCGGTGTCGGCGTGGATTTCGGCCGCGACGCCGAGTTCATCGACGAGGACATTGCCGCCGGGATCCACACCCGCTATCCGCGGCTAGCCATGGCGAGCACGCTGATGGATGCGATCGTCGCGCAGGCACAGCGCAGCCCCGAGGCAGCGCCGCCCTACACCTTCCCCAACCAGGTGCTGCGTGAACGCCAGACCGACGGCGTCACCCTGCTGGAACTGGCCGCCTCGCATGGCCGCTGGGGCGACTGA
- a CDS encoding DoxX family protein codes for MTTKLDHRLAGYTPIVLSLFRLVYGFLFAGYGSMLLFGWPVRTISPEDVGTWPGWYAGVIELVTGLLVGAGLFTRAAAFIASGHMAVAYFWMHQPKAWWPIGDPPAGNGGTPAILFCFGFFLLVFVGGGRYSIDARRRR; via the coding sequence GTGACGACAAAACTCGACCACCGGCTGGCCGGCTACACGCCGATCGTGCTGAGCCTGTTCCGGTTGGTCTATGGATTCCTGTTCGCCGGCTATGGCTCGATGCTGTTGTTCGGCTGGCCCGTCCGCACGATATCGCCCGAGGACGTCGGGACCTGGCCGGGTTGGTATGCCGGCGTCATCGAACTCGTGACGGGTCTTCTGGTCGGTGCCGGGTTATTCACTCGCGCAGCGGCATTCATCGCTTCCGGTCACATGGCGGTGGCCTACTTCTGGATGCATCAACCGAAGGCGTGGTGGCCCATCGGTGATCCACCGGCCGGCAACGGCGGAACGCCGGCGATTCTGTTCTGCTTTGGCTTTTTCCTGTTGGTCTTTGTCGGCGGGGGTCGCTATTCGATCGACGCTCGGCGTCGACGCTGA
- a CDS encoding DMT family transporter, producing the protein MQGGAFTYLLLFGAIIAEVVATSLLKSTEGFSRLWPTVICLVGYGVSFALLAWSIQRGMQTDVAYALWSAIGTAAIVLIAVLFLGSPISVTKVVGVGLIIVGVVTLNLSGAH; encoded by the coding sequence ATGCAAGGAGGCGCATTCACATACCTGCTCCTGTTCGGCGCGATCATCGCGGAGGTGGTGGCGACCAGCCTGCTCAAGAGCACCGAGGGCTTCAGTCGCCTGTGGCCGACCGTGATCTGTCTGGTCGGCTACGGCGTCTCTTTTGCACTCCTGGCGTGGTCGATCCAGCGCGGTATGCAGACGGACGTCGCCTATGCGTTGTGGTCGGCGATCGGCACGGCCGCCATCGTGCTGATCGCCGTGCTGTTTTTGGGCTCCCCGATATCCGTGACGAAGGTCGTCGGCGTCGGGCTGATCATCGTCGGCGTGGTCACGTTGAACCTGTCCGGCGCGCATTGA
- a CDS encoding alpha/beta fold hydrolase, translating into MTSAHVRTPLRFDVSEVIEEQASLAATYYPARNRVAAPAVLVCLPGGTYSREYWDFHVAGQSGYSFAEFATENGYAVLTVDPLGTGESSKPTRDFDFNDIAAALACAISALPAATGDHAPPVAVAHSLGGYLAITQQALFPSYTGLAIFGCTNQHVAPLNLDPAFIARAATAGGRAVLAQEILSALPQAYFEGPREHMQSWFHLDDVPADVVAADSVTTKSVVPRIFGTAMIPGVVAEHAALIDVPVLLGYGAVDVSPNPRAEAALYCSSPDITTFVLAHSAHCHNMASSRLRLWQRLLTWTETVGAINARRTGST; encoded by the coding sequence ATGACTTCTGCGCATGTCCGAACGCCGCTGCGTTTCGATGTCAGTGAGGTGATCGAGGAGCAGGCATCGCTGGCCGCGACCTACTACCCGGCGCGCAACCGCGTCGCGGCCCCCGCGGTGCTGGTCTGCCTGCCCGGTGGCACCTATAGCCGCGAATACTGGGATTTCCATGTCGCCGGCCAAAGCGGCTACAGCTTTGCCGAGTTCGCCACCGAGAACGGTTACGCGGTCCTGACGGTCGATCCGTTGGGCACCGGCGAAAGCTCAAAGCCCACAAGAGATTTCGATTTCAACGATATCGCTGCCGCGCTGGCCTGCGCCATCTCCGCGCTGCCCGCCGCAACCGGGGACCACGCGCCGCCGGTCGCCGTCGCGCATTCGCTGGGCGGCTACCTGGCGATCACTCAGCAAGCACTGTTCCCCAGCTATACGGGGCTGGCGATCTTCGGATGTACCAATCAGCATGTCGCGCCGCTGAACCTGGACCCGGCGTTCATTGCCCGCGCCGCTACGGCAGGCGGCCGCGCAGTGCTTGCGCAGGAGATCCTTTCGGCTCTTCCCCAAGCGTATTTCGAAGGCCCGCGCGAGCACATGCAGAGTTGGTTTCATCTCGACGACGTCCCCGCCGATGTCGTGGCGGCCGACTCCGTGACCACGAAATCGGTGGTACCGCGGATATTCGGAACGGCCATGATTCCCGGTGTGGTCGCCGAGCACGCCGCGCTGATCGACGTCCCCGTGCTCCTCGGCTACGGCGCGGTGGACGTCTCGCCGAACCCGCGCGCCGAGGCGGCCCTGTATTGCAGCAGCCCCGACATCACCACGTTTGTGTTGGCCCACAGCGCGCACTGCCACAACATGGCGTCGAGTCGGCTGCGGCTGTGGCAGCGACTGCTCACCTGGACCGAAACCGTCGGCGCGATCAATGCGCGCCGGACAGGTTCAACGTGA
- a CDS encoding alpha/beta fold hydrolase, with amino-acid sequence MWNVDGRRVSGVAAGSGEPLLLLHGYPQSASCWRHQITALADGRHVVAPDWPGFGRSDPPSTAPTYGNQVEWIERFAQQLGWQRFNLCAHDYGGFVGLGYAIRHPERVLRLALLNTRAHGIFRPWFYRFSQGQHWIATRPAVAAAARRFPLAALHHRALARYRQIGCFDTALEAEYLGWMRTAQGRRTFWEFFAHYEVPAVPWLAEGLGTIRCPVSVVWGDRDPYIPFSTARELAEGIPHAELIRLRGADHYIMEERPREVTDALLSLLSAPLTTRAPSW; translated from the coding sequence ATGTGGAATGTCGACGGGCGCAGGGTGTCCGGAGTGGCCGCTGGCAGCGGAGAGCCGTTGTTGTTGCTGCACGGCTACCCGCAGAGCGCGTCCTGCTGGCGCCACCAGATCACGGCGCTGGCCGACGGCCGTCATGTCGTGGCGCCGGACTGGCCCGGCTTCGGCCGGTCCGATCCGCCGTCGACCGCACCGACGTACGGCAACCAAGTGGAGTGGATCGAACGATTTGCGCAGCAGTTGGGATGGCAACGATTCAACCTGTGTGCCCACGATTACGGTGGCTTCGTCGGACTGGGTTATGCCATTCGCCATCCCGAACGAGTGTTGCGGCTCGCCCTGTTGAACACTCGCGCGCACGGCATTTTCCGCCCGTGGTTCTACCGCTTTTCGCAGGGCCAACACTGGATCGCCACCCGCCCGGCGGTAGCGGCGGCCGCACGGCGATTTCCGCTGGCCGCGCTGCACCACCGGGCACTGGCCCGCTACCGCCAAATCGGTTGCTTCGACACCGCGCTGGAAGCCGAATACCTGGGTTGGATGAGGACCGCTCAGGGCAGGCGGACGTTTTGGGAATTCTTCGCCCACTACGAGGTCCCCGCCGTTCCGTGGCTCGCGGAGGGGCTTGGGACCATCCGCTGCCCGGTCTCCGTGGTCTGGGGCGACCGCGACCCCTATATCCCGTTCAGCACCGCACGCGAACTGGCCGAGGGCATTCCGCACGCCGAACTGATCCGGCTGCGCGGCGCCGACCATTACATCATGGAGGAACGCCCCCGCGAGGTGACCGACGCGCTGCTCAGCCTGCTGAGCGCGCCGTTGACGACCCGCGCACCTAGCTGGTGA
- a CDS encoding NAD(P)-dependent alcohol dehydrogenase translates to MRAARMHGYNEPLRLEEIPVPDIGPNEVLIKVAAAGMCRSDYQLVDGYFREGFPLTFPITPGHEVAGRVHAVGADVPASAGLADGTLVVVNPNWGDGQCRQCHEGNEQLCAAGQLAGFGPPGGFAEYMPVQYRHVIAVPEQADHTPQTLAPLTDAGLTPYRGMKKLAAAGKLGGGRTVVVNGIGGLGGYGVQYARLLGGGATVVAFARNDDKLAVAKENGAHHTVNTRNKTAEEVQNELEDLTGRREVDAVLDCAGAKESLELGFSILGKEGALTCVGLIGQQGAQVPIFPFVSGEKSYSGSFWGSHNDLTEVLALASQGLIKHHIVPVKLDDINERLDALGRGDVVGRAVVIFD, encoded by the coding sequence ATGCGGGCGGCTCGGATGCACGGATACAACGAGCCGCTGCGGCTCGAGGAGATCCCCGTCCCCGACATCGGCCCGAACGAGGTCCTGATCAAGGTGGCAGCCGCCGGCATGTGCCGCAGCGATTACCAATTGGTCGACGGCTATTTCCGCGAAGGCTTTCCGCTCACGTTCCCCATTACGCCGGGTCACGAGGTGGCGGGGCGGGTGCACGCGGTGGGTGCCGACGTGCCCGCATCGGCGGGGCTGGCCGACGGGACGCTGGTGGTGGTCAACCCGAACTGGGGTGATGGGCAATGCCGGCAATGTCACGAGGGCAATGAGCAACTCTGCGCTGCCGGACAGCTGGCGGGGTTCGGGCCGCCCGGCGGATTCGCGGAGTACATGCCGGTGCAATACCGACATGTCATCGCGGTACCGGAGCAGGCCGATCACACCCCGCAGACGCTGGCCCCGCTGACCGATGCCGGGCTGACGCCGTACCGCGGCATGAAGAAGCTTGCCGCGGCCGGAAAACTCGGCGGGGGCCGCACCGTGGTCGTCAACGGCATCGGCGGTCTCGGGGGCTATGGGGTGCAGTACGCCCGATTGCTCGGCGGCGGGGCGACGGTGGTGGCGTTCGCGCGTAACGACGACAAACTCGCCGTCGCAAAGGAAAACGGCGCCCATCACACCGTGAACACGCGAAACAAGACGGCCGAAGAGGTGCAGAACGAACTGGAAGATCTGACCGGCCGCAGAGAAGTCGATGCGGTGCTGGACTGCGCGGGAGCCAAAGAGTCACTGGAGCTTGGGTTTTCGATCCTGGGGAAGGAAGGCGCGCTCACCTGTGTCGGCCTGATCGGGCAGCAGGGCGCACAGGTACCCATATTTCCGTTCGTGAGCGGAGAGAAGTCGTACTCCGGATCGTTCTGGGGCAGCCACAACGACTTGACCGAGGTTCTCGCGCTCGCCAGCCAGGGGCTGATCAAACACCACATCGTCCCGGTCAAACTGGACGACATCAACGAGCGCTTGGATGCGTTGGGGCGCGGCGACGTGGTCGGACGCGCGGTCGTCATCTTCGACTGA